One window of Aliarcobacter lanthieri genomic DNA carries:
- a CDS encoding efflux RND transporter permease subunit, which yields MVERIIDLSVKNRFIVLFITFLLAFSSIWAIKNTSLDAIPDLSANQVIIEVEWANQSAKTIEEQISYPLISNLMSLPNIETIRAMSSFSTSMIYVIFKDGYDLYDARSRILEQLSTLQGTFPSLAKVKLGPDASGVGWAYEYALKSNNRSLDELRTLQDYFFKYGLLGVDGVSEVASVGGFVRNYEITLNQDKVVQYDLSILEIKEALEKNNNDSGARILLENGYERIISARAYLKSKKDIEDITIKTLNNIPLKIKDIAEVNLTSTDRRGIAELNGEGETVGGIVVTRYGADVYDVIQRVKAKLETLKIDDVEIVEVYDRTSLISNAIDTLKRTLIEESLIVMLIVALFLFHFRSALIIIITLPLTVILSFLLMKLFGIGSNIMSLGGIAIAIGAMVDATIVMVENAHKHLQNKENLKKDEKIEIILKSAKQVGRPIFFALLLVVVSFLPIFALSGQEGKLFSPLAFTKTFAMFSGAILSITVVPILMIYFIKGKIISEDKNILNRFFIKLYSPILRFALKFRYFILTIFLAIFLTSIYTYSKQKWEFMPTLNEATFMYMPVTPYGIGVDLARELAQKTNMVIKSFPEVENSFAKAGRAVTATDPAPLAMLETIITFKPQNEWREGMTYKKLIDEMDKKLQIPGLVNSWTYPIKGRIDMLLTGIRTPLGIKLYGNDLQVLQEESSKIESILKNHEGTMSVSADKINQGYYLNIVLDEEAISRYEISKDDVLQTLSLGVGAEQISLFLDKLERYPISLRYEASQRENIEALQNLQIKTKLGFKPLELFATLNYEESASIIQSEKALKVAYVYISPKTDYSIKEYKDKANQLLENLRLPTGYYFEWSGQSEFLELAMKKLELIIPIVLLFIFVLIYLALKNLTYTLIIFFTLPFAISGGIFYLEFLGFNISIAVIVGFLALLGVAAETSIVMILYLDESLKELKLKIKEYTDNDLKEAIYHGAVLRLRPKLMTLFAIFGGLIPIMYISSIGSEIMQKVAAPMIGGMISSTILTLVVIPAIFYIVIKKKEKIK from the coding sequence ATGGTTGAAAGAATTATAGATTTAAGTGTAAAAAATCGTTTTATTGTATTATTTATAACATTTTTATTAGCTTTCTCTTCAATATGGGCTATAAAAAATACAAGTTTAGATGCAATTCCAGATTTATCTGCAAATCAAGTGATAATAGAAGTTGAGTGGGCAAATCAAAGTGCCAAAACGATAGAAGAACAAATATCATATCCTCTTATCTCAAATCTTATGAGTTTACCAAATATTGAAACTATAAGAGCTATGAGTTCTTTCTCAACATCTATGATATATGTGATTTTTAAAGATGGATATGATTTATATGATGCAAGAAGTAGAATATTAGAACAACTTTCTACTTTACAAGGAACATTTCCATCATTAGCAAAAGTCAAACTAGGACCAGATGCTTCTGGAGTTGGTTGGGCTTATGAATATGCTTTAAAATCAAATAATAGAAGTTTAGATGAACTTAGAACTTTGCAAGATTACTTTTTTAAATATGGTCTTTTAGGTGTTGATGGTGTTAGTGAAGTAGCATCAGTTGGTGGATTTGTACGAAACTATGAGATAACTTTAAATCAAGATAAAGTTGTGCAATATGATTTAAGTATATTAGAAATAAAAGAAGCTCTTGAAAAAAACAATAATGATAGTGGAGCAAGAATTTTACTAGAAAATGGTTATGAGAGAATAATCAGTGCTAGAGCATATTTAAAATCTAAAAAAGATATTGAAGATATAACTATAAAAACTCTAAATAATATTCCATTAAAAATTAAAGATATTGCTGAAGTTAATCTTACTTCTACAGATAGAAGAGGAATTGCTGAATTAAATGGAGAAGGTGAAACAGTTGGTGGAATAGTTGTAACAAGATATGGTGCAGATGTTTACGATGTAATACAAAGAGTTAAAGCTAAATTAGAAACTTTAAAAATAGATGATGTAGAAATAGTAGAAGTTTATGATAGAACTTCTTTGATTTCTAATGCTATAGATACATTAAAAAGAACTTTGATTGAAGAATCTTTGATAGTTATGCTTATAGTTGCTCTATTTTTATTCCATTTTAGAAGTGCATTGATTATTATCATAACTCTACCATTGACTGTTATTTTGAGTTTTTTACTTATGAAACTATTTGGTATTGGTTCAAATATTATGAGTTTAGGTGGGATAGCTATTGCAATAGGAGCTATGGTTGATGCTACTATTGTTATGGTAGAAAATGCACATAAACATCTACAAAATAAAGAAAATCTAAAAAAAGATGAAAAAATAGAGATAATATTAAAATCAGCAAAACAAGTTGGACGCCCTATTTTCTTTGCCCTACTTTTGGTTGTAGTATCTTTTTTACCTATTTTTGCACTCAGTGGTCAAGAAGGTAAACTATTTTCACCATTAGCTTTTACAAAAACTTTTGCTATGTTTAGTGGAGCAATATTATCTATTACAGTGGTACCTATTTTGATGATATATTTTATAAAAGGTAAAATTATAAGTGAAGATAAAAATATCTTAAATAGATTTTTTATTAAACTGTACTCTCCAATATTAAGATTTGCTTTGAAATTCAGATATTTTATTTTGACAATCTTTTTAGCTATTTTTCTAACTTCTATCTACACATATTCAAAACAAAAATGGGAGTTTATGCCAACTTTAAATGAAGCAACTTTTATGTATATGCCTGTAACTCCTTATGGAATAGGTGTTGATTTAGCACGTGAGTTAGCACAAAAAACAAATATGGTTATAAAATCTTTTCCAGAAGTAGAAAATTCGTTTGCAAAGGCTGGACGAGCAGTAACAGCAACAGATCCTGCACCACTTGCAATGCTTGAAACAATAATAACTTTTAAACCACAAAATGAGTGGAGAGAAGGAATGACATATAAAAAGTTAATAGATGAAATGGATAAAAAACTCCAAATCCCTGGACTTGTAAACTCTTGGACATATCCTATAAAAGGTCGGATAGATATGTTACTTACAGGAATTCGTACTCCATTAGGAATAAAACTATATGGAAATGATTTACAAGTTTTACAAGAAGAGAGTTCTAAAATAGAGAGTATTCTTAAAAATCATGAAGGAACTATGAGCGTAAGTGCAGATAAGATAAATCAAGGATACTATCTAAACATAGTTTTAGATGAAGAAGCAATATCAAGATATGAAATATCAAAAGATGATGTTTTACAAACTTTATCTTTAGGAGTTGGAGCAGAACAAATATCATTATTTTTAGATAAATTAGAAAGATATCCAATAAGCTTAAGATATGAAGCAAGCCAAAGAGAAAATATTGAAGCTTTACAAAATCTTCAAATTAAAACAAAACTAGGATTTAAGCCTTTAGAACTATTTGCTACTTTAAATTATGAAGAATCTGCTTCTATTATTCAATCTGAAAAAGCATTGAAAGTTGCTTATGTTTATATAAGTCCTAAAACAGACTATTCTATAAAAGAGTACAAAGATAAAGCAAATCAACTTTTAGAAAATTTAAGGTTACCAACTGGTTACTATTTTGAGTGGTCAGGACAGAGTGAATTTTTAGAACTTGCTATGAAGAAGTTAGAATTAATTATTCCAATAGTTTTACTATTTATTTTTGTTTTAATATATTTAGCATTAAAAAATTTGACATACACTTTGATAATATTTTTTACTCTTCCTTTTGCAATAAGTGGAGGTATTTTTTATCTTGAGTTTTTAGGATTTAATATATCAATAGCAGTTATTGTTGGGTTTTTAGCACTTTTAGGAGTTGCTGCTGAAACTTCAATAGTTATGATTTTATATCTTGATGAATCACTAAAAGAGTTGAAACTAAAAATAAAAGAATATACTGATAACGATTTAAAAGAAGCTATTTATCATGGAGCAGTTTTAAGACTTCGACCAAAACTTATGACTCTTTTTGCAATATTTGGAGGCTTAATTCCAATTATGTATATTAGTTCAATTGGTAGTGAAATTATGCAAAAAGTTGCAGCTCCTATGATTGGGGGAATGATAAGTTCAACTATCTTAACACTTGTTGTAATTCCAGCAATCTTTTACATAGTTATTAAGAAAAAAGAGAAAATCAAATGA
- a CDS encoding efflux RND transporter periplasmic adaptor subunit — protein sequence MKKLIFFISFIAIGLSANPIDAKQLFNIERVKVKKEFVKESKIFYGITKIDESKTVDIVSRFDGYITYLNANKNYLNIKKSETLYSIYSSEINSIQQEIQIAKELNNNIYKSAITKLDNFAIAKNEQAKIINGKVTNNGILVSSPINGIIIEKNINNNSYIQRGEVLFKIASLDELWFIASVYQEDLAFLKIGMNANIRFDGIQNSISSRIDFIYPVFNEDTKTVDIRFIVPNKDLNLLPSMFGKVEIYKDELEVLTLPKTAVIKKEDNFYVFIPKENGEFEPKIIEAKRISSDKYKVLSGLNQGDEVINNTLFLYDADAMTNRLYDIKSPDEW from the coding sequence ATGAAAAAATTGATATTTTTTATTTCTTTTATAGCTATTGGTTTAAGTGCAAACCCAATAGATGCGAAGCAATTATTTAATATAGAAAGAGTAAAAGTAAAAAAAGAATTTGTAAAAGAATCAAAAATTTTTTACGGGATTACAAAAATAGATGAAAGTAAAACAGTAGATATTGTAAGTAGATTTGATGGATATATTACGTATTTAAATGCGAATAAAAACTATCTAAATATAAAAAAGAGTGAAACTTTATATAGTATTTATTCATCAGAAATAAATTCTATTCAGCAAGAGATACAAATAGCTAAAGAATTGAATAATAATATTTATAAAAGTGCTATTACAAAATTAGATAATTTTGCAATAGCAAAAAATGAACAAGCTAAAATTATAAATGGAAAGGTAACAAATAATGGTATATTAGTATCTTCACCAATAAATGGAATAATTATTGAAAAAAATATAAACAACAATAGTTATATACAAAGAGGTGAAGTACTATTTAAAATAGCTTCTTTAGATGAGCTTTGGTTTATAGCATCTGTTTATCAAGAAGACTTGGCTTTCCTAAAAATAGGAATGAATGCAAATATTAGATTTGATGGAATACAAAATTCTATATCATCAAGAATTGATTTTATATATCCAGTTTTCAATGAAGATACTAAAACAGTTGATATTCGATTTATCGTACCAAATAAAGATTTGAATCTTTTACCATCTATGTTTGGAAAAGTTGAAATCTATAAAGATGAATTAGAAGTTTTAACACTTCCTAAAACTGCAGTTATAAAAAAAGAAGATAATTTTTATGTTTTTATTCCAAAAGAAAATGGAGAGTTTGAACCAAAGATTATAGAAGCAAAAAGAATATCTAGCGATAAATATAAGGTTCTTTCTGGTCTTAATCAAGGTGATGAGGTTATTAACAATACTTTATTCTTATATGATGCAGATGCTATGACAAATAGATTGTATGATATAAAATCTCCTGATGAGTGGTAA
- a CDS encoding FixH family protein gives MRNIFKVFISLFLAATFLNANSLNEKFEVDGYSVELVSKRDLSVGSNDFFTKITKDGKIVEDAQLRVKFFMPEMPGMPYMDHDGEGVFESNQYKFMINFCMDGTWQYNLRFKTSDDKVHSIKSSVSF, from the coding sequence ATGAGAAATATATTTAAAGTGTTCATATCACTATTTTTAGCAGCTACTTTTTTAAATGCTAATTCTCTAAATGAGAAGTTTGAAGTAGATGGTTATAGTGTAGAGTTAGTTAGTAAAAGAGATTTAAGTGTTGGAAGTAATGACTTCTTTACTAAAATAACAAAAGATGGAAAGATAGTAGAAGATGCACAATTAAGAGTGAAATTTTTTATGCCTGAAATGCCAGGAATGCCATATATGGATCATGATGGAGAAGGTGTTTTTGAATCAAATCAATATAAATTTATGATTAATTTTTGTATGGATGGAACTTGGCAATATAATCTGAGATTTAAAACATCAGATGATAAAGTTCACTCTATAAAAAGTAGTGTAAGTTTCTAA
- a CDS encoding YceI family protein, whose product MNMISKIASSIVLTAGLLSASQYGVDKAHSNVGFTVKHMMITNVHGSFKAYDADIDFDEATKTFKKFSATVETKSIDTGIEKRDDHLRSDDFFASDKFPKMTFEMTSYKADGDEGKMKGNLTIRGITKPVTLEVEDISVLGNKVGFALEGKINRTDFDLKWNKAIELGGVAVGEEVKIKVDVEAEKK is encoded by the coding sequence ATGAATATGATTTCAAAAATTGCAAGTTCGATAGTATTAACTGCTGGATTATTGAGTGCTTCACAATATGGAGTTGATAAAGCTCACTCAAATGTTGGTTTTACTGTAAAACATATGATGATTACAAATGTTCATGGTAGTTTTAAAGCTTATGATGCAGATATTGATTTTGATGAAGCAACAAAAACTTTCAAAAAATTTAGTGCAACAGTAGAAACAAAATCTATTGATACAGGGATTGAAAAAAGAGATGACCACTTAAGAAGTGATGACTTTTTTGCTAGTGATAAATTCCCAAAAATGACTTTTGAAATGACTTCATATAAAGCAGATGGTGATGAAGGTAAAATGAAAGGAAATCTTACAATTAGAGGAATTACAAAACCTGTTACTTTAGAAGTTGAAGATATTTCTGTTTTAGGAAATAAAGTTGGTTTTGCACTCGAAGGTAAAATCAATAGAACAGATTTTGATTTAAAATGGAACAAAGCTATTGAATTAGGTGGAGTTGCTGTTGGTGAAGAAGTAAAAATTAAAGTTGATGTTGAAGCTGAAAAGAAATAG
- a CDS encoding sensor histidine kinase, giving the protein MILATFFYYQNEKILYIDLAKSNMQNIVSKASNEIIISHMTNGDFDKNKYLNEYEISFYDMHQNLLFGNLKDNFDFSLNFYQDKNKLIIVDSSAVGHLGVWYIVLKDKSLKGKISKLKLNIVFIFLMFYSIITLVGWYLAKLFLKPIKDERERLNNFIKDTTHELNTPITALIMSSNSENITQKQLERIKFSAKRISEIYKDLTYVFLENIDKKSMENLKISKVIKDEIANFEPMITRKKLTITLDLDEFFYEINKDDFIRLFNNLFSNAIKYNKQDGKIELILKNNSLIIKDSGIGIPKDKIKDIFNRYYRATNQSGGFGLGLNIVNMICKKYDIKIEVNSVENKGTIFKLIF; this is encoded by the coding sequence ATGATACTTGCAACATTTTTTTATTATCAAAATGAAAAAATATTATATATAGATTTAGCAAAATCTAATATGCAAAATATAGTTTCAAAAGCTTCTAATGAAATCATTATTTCACATATGACAAATGGAGACTTTGATAAAAACAAATATCTAAATGAATATGAAATATCATTTTATGATATGCATCAAAATCTCTTATTTGGAAATTTAAAAGATAATTTTGATTTCTCTTTAAATTTTTATCAAGATAAAAATAAGTTAATTATTGTGGATAGTTCAGCGGTAGGACATTTAGGAGTTTGGTATATTGTTTTAAAAGATAAAAGTTTAAAGGGGAAAATATCTAAATTAAAATTAAATATTGTGTTTATATTTTTAATGTTTTATTCAATCATTACTCTTGTTGGCTGGTATCTTGCAAAACTATTTTTAAAACCAATAAAAGATGAAAGAGAAAGATTAAATAATTTTATAAAAGATACAACACACGAATTAAATACTCCCATAACTGCTTTAATAATGTCTAGTAATAGTGAAAATATAACACAAAAGCAGTTGGAGAGAATAAAATTTAGTGCAAAAAGGATAAGTGAAATATACAAAGATTTAACATATGTTTTTTTAGAGAATATTGATAAAAAAAGTATGGAGAATCTTAAAATTTCTAAAGTTATAAAAGATGAAATAGCAAATTTTGAACCAATGATTACAAGAAAAAAGCTAACTATTACATTGGATTTAGATGAGTTTTTTTATGAAATAAACAAAGATGATTTTATAAGGCTTTTTAATAATCTTTTCTCAAATGCAATAAAATATAATAAACAAGATGGGAAAATAGAACTTATTTTAAAAAATAATTCACTTATTATAAAAGATAGTGGTATTGGGATACCAAAAGATAAGATTAAAGATATTTTTAATAGATATTATCGTGCTACAAATCAAAGTGGTGGTTTTGGTTTAGGTTTAAATATCGTAAATATGATATGTAAAAAATATGATATAAAAATAGAAGTTAATTCTGTTGAGAATAAAGGAACTATATTTAAACTTATTTTTTAA
- a CDS encoding TolC family protein — protein MKKVVFVLSIIISSLSATTIEELVNSSFSKNYDLKGLEKSIEVANHQIKLAKNWENPMLEFKTNMIMLNKNYIRDQKEYGVEISQAIPIGYKLDIEESIAKKDRNIQEIVLDDKKLELESKIYSYSYNILILENRLKFLEQYKRNQDKLENLYSKLYKYEKANFNEILNTQISKYDIDIQINELKTTIENLYINLEIITYVNIDNLSGNLEFKSIDNNIIEDSFYTHPQIKILELTNQRYKDYAKLEEAKKFSSITLSVEYMQNKDQDYANISIGMPLPIYKTENINKLKANLNANETNDKQKSQIHNLKLQTKIYLNNLEKSKQNYKIIQKQIIPLKQKLQKVLENSTIFEKANLEESVKNLNELLDYEIKANEELAKYFENYSELIYYSNKGVL, from the coding sequence ATGAAAAAGGTAGTTTTTGTTTTAAGCATAATCATAAGTTCTTTGAGTGCAACTACAATAGAAGAGTTAGTAAATAGTAGTTTCTCCAAAAATTATGACTTAAAAGGGCTTGAAAAATCTATTGAAGTTGCAAATCATCAAATAAAACTAGCAAAAAATTGGGAAAACCCTATGCTAGAGTTTAAAACAAATATGATAATGCTAAACAAAAACTACATAAGAGATCAAAAAGAGTATGGAGTGGAGATAAGTCAAGCTATCCCTATAGGATATAAACTTGATATTGAAGAAAGTATTGCTAAAAAAGATAGAAATATACAAGAGATAGTCTTAGATGATAAAAAACTTGAACTAGAATCAAAGATATATTCATATTCATACAATATTCTAATCTTAGAAAATAGATTAAAATTTTTAGAACAATACAAAAGAAATCAAGATAAATTAGAAAATTTATATTCAAAATTATATAAGTATGAAAAAGCAAATTTTAATGAGATTTTAAATACACAAATATCTAAATATGATATAGATATACAAATAAATGAACTTAAAACAACAATAGAAAATTTATACATAAATTTAGAGATAATAACTTATGTAAATATTGACAATCTAAGTGGAAATCTAGAGTTTAAGAGTATTGATAATAACATTATTGAAGATAGTTTTTATACTCACCCCCAAATAAAGATTTTAGAACTTACAAATCAACGATACAAAGATTATGCAAAGTTAGAAGAAGCAAAAAAATTCTCATCAATTACTTTGAGTGTAGAGTATATGCAAAATAAAGATCAAGATTATGCAAATATTAGTATTGGTATGCCATTACCCATATATAAAACAGAGAATATTAATAAATTAAAAGCGAATTTAAATGCGAATGAAACAAATGATAAACAGAAAAGCCAAATACATAATTTAAAATTACAAACAAAGATATATTTAAATAATTTAGAAAAAAGTAAACAAAATTATAAGATTATTCAAAAACAAATTATCCCTTTAAAACAGAAACTTCAAAAGGTTCTAGAAAATAGTACTATTTTTGAAAAGGCAAATTTAGAAGAGAGTGTAAAGAATTTGAATGAATTATTAGATTATGAAATAAAAGCAAATGAAGAGTTAGCAAAATATTTTGAAAATTATAGCGAACTTATATACTATTCAAATAAAGGTGTACTATGA
- a CDS encoding MerR family transcriptional regulator has protein sequence MFEDLFDPNLVSKLLVTIGDVSEVTGIPQRKLRYWEDKGIIQSSCQKDGTTRKFDYLNIKKILLIKELLDEGFTLEASVKKVEDRVEKLQSAFDKLKQINEN, from the coding sequence ATGTTTGAAGATTTATTTGACCCAAATTTAGTATCAAAACTACTTGTAACTATTGGTGATGTATCAGAAGTTACAGGAATACCACAAAGAAAACTTAGATATTGGGAAGATAAAGGGATTATTCAATCTTCTTGTCAAAAAGATGGAACGACTAGAAAATTTGATTATTTAAATATAAAAAAGATACTTTTGATAAAAGAGCTACTTGATGAAGGTTTTACTTTAGAAGCTTCAGTTAAAAAAGTAGAAGATAGAGTTGAAAAACTTCAAAGTGCATTTGATAAATTAAAGCAAATAAATGAAAACTAA
- a CDS encoding isochorismatase family protein translates to MTRIILVTLLFVVNLYSKDSKMQDLDLKSSALVLIEYQNEWLDKNSKLYKLMKDKKQFEESIKNSKIALEYARKIGMKVIHIPLILSDDYKEFGNGQYGLRVVIPQVKTWQGKSKDFHKDFAPKENEFVVSGRLGASGFAGSNLDVILRNNGIKTLYMTGYATNVCVESTFREAHDKGYNSIVIDDATSSFTKEEKEFFIKNIVHHFGANISTKEFINLKISMDKKYIVSSFYKALGKKDINKALSLVDENIEYIAVKETSPIFPDLYGKYSNKKELLEFFTHLNEYYKTLDFSIESIGENENSIFVKGYLKYEILKNKEIYETDFMALIYIEDNLIKKYQFFKDTALLEYLYKKE, encoded by the coding sequence ATGACAAGAATAATTTTAGTAACACTACTTTTTGTAGTAAATCTATATTCGAAGGATAGTAAAATGCAAGACTTAGATCTAAAAAGTTCTGCCTTGGTGCTAATAGAGTACCAAAATGAGTGGTTAGATAAAAATTCTAAATTATATAAACTTATGAAAGATAAAAAGCAGTTTGAAGAGTCTATAAAAAACTCAAAAATTGCTTTAGAATATGCAAGAAAAATTGGTATGAAAGTAATTCATATTCCTTTAATTTTAAGTGATGACTATAAAGAGTTTGGAAATGGGCAATATGGATTAAGGGTAGTTATTCCACAAGTTAAGACTTGGCAAGGAAAAAGTAAAGATTTTCATAAAGATTTTGCCCCAAAAGAAAATGAATTTGTAGTAAGTGGAAGATTGGGTGCTAGTGGATTTGCTGGTTCAAATTTAGATGTAATTTTAAGAAATAATGGTATAAAAACTTTGTATATGACAGGTTATGCTACAAATGTTTGTGTTGAATCAACTTTTAGAGAAGCACATGATAAAGGATATAACTCTATAGTAATAGATGATGCAACAAGTAGTTTTACAAAAGAAGAGAAAGAGTTTTTTATCAAAAATATTGTTCATCATTTTGGAGCAAATATTTCTACAAAAGAGTTTATAAATTTAAAAATATCTATGGATAAAAAATATATTGTAAGTAGTTTTTATAAAGCCTTAGGTAAAAAAGATATAAATAAAGCTTTATCTTTAGTTGATGAAAATATAGAGTACATAGCTGTAAAAGAAACTAGCCCTATTTTTCCTGATTTATATGGAAAATATAGTAACAAAAAAGAGTTATTAGAGTTTTTTACCCATTTAAATGAATACTACAAAACTTTAGATTTTAGTATTGAAAGTATTGGAGAAAATGAAAATAGTATATTTGTGAAAGGATATTTAAAATATGAGATATTAAAAAATAAAGAGATTTATGAAACAGATTTTATGGCTTTGATATATATTGAAGATAATTTGATTAAAAAATATCAATTTTTTAAAGATACTGCACTTTTAGAGTATTTATATAAAAAAGAGTAG
- a CDS encoding AraC family transcriptional regulator, with product MKDKLIYKNRLGITVLKADVNNMILKKHSHEEYHFAITLKGEQKYILDGKPINSYENGITIFNPEQIHESLYGNYEYILLLIKPQLLLEAMEQKDIIKFSSSLIYNEKLKEDLLKLSNAVLTQQDELFFSEQFLKVVDNFTKKDYVFSYNKEKDFIKKSKEMIYYELEDILNLDQISQEFNLSKFQFIRRFKENTGITPYQYFLNTKLNHAKSYLDSTKDLYGAVVEFGFSDLSHFNRLFKRVYGTTPFEYINSINK from the coding sequence TTGAAAGATAAATTAATATATAAAAATAGATTAGGAATTACTGTATTAAAAGCAGATGTAAATAATATGATTTTAAAAAAGCATTCTCATGAAGAATATCACTTTGCAATCACTTTAAAAGGTGAGCAAAAGTATATATTAGATGGAAAGCCTATAAATTCTTATGAAAATGGTATAACTATCTTTAATCCAGAGCAAATACATGAAAGCTTATATGGAAATTATGAATATATTTTATTACTTATTAAACCTCAACTTCTTTTAGAAGCAATGGAACAAAAAGATATAATAAAGTTCTCTTCATCATTAATTTATAATGAAAAATTAAAAGAAGATTTATTAAAACTTTCAAATGCAGTATTAACTCAACAAGATGAACTATTTTTTAGTGAACAGTTTTTAAAAGTAGTTGATAATTTTACTAAGAAAGATTATGTTTTTTCTTATAATAAAGAGAAAGATTTTATAAAAAAATCAAAAGAGATGATATATTATGAGCTTGAAGATATTTTAAATCTTGATCAAATATCTCAAGAGTTTAATTTATCAAAGTTTCAATTTATTAGAAGGTTTAAAGAAAATACTGGAATAACTCCATATCAATATTTTTTAAATACAAAGTTAAATCATGCTAAAAGCTACCTTGATTCAACAAAAGATTTATATGGTGCAGTTGTAGAATTTGGTTTTTCTGACCTTTCTCATTTTAATAGGCTTTTCAAAAGAGTTTATGGAACAACACCTTTTGAATATATCAATTCTATAAATAAATAA
- a CDS encoding DMT family transporter, with protein MSKYIPFILFWTLGIIWGTNFIYMKWSSELLSEIQVVLIRVLFGFIPVFLYALYLKVIKLEHLKYSFHFFVMSLLGTSIYYFFYIKGAALLLSGVAGAVSGTIPLFTFILATIFIKEQKVTLSLVLGILIGFSGVVLISKPYDSNLFESNFEGIFYILLGSFILACSFVYAKRFLSPLNIHFAALTTYQLGFAVVILALFTDYTGIENILSDNHKFYGLIIGLGLLGTGITTILYYYLIQIIGPVRASSSTYIPPAIALFIAYFLVDENITFIDLVGTILIFSGVFLINKKKKP; from the coding sequence ATGTCTAAATATATACCATTTATTCTATTTTGGACTCTTGGGATAATTTGGGGAACAAATTTTATATATATGAAATGGTCTAGTGAGCTTTTGAGTGAAATTCAAGTTGTTTTGATAAGAGTTTTATTTGGGTTTATTCCAGTGTTTTTATATGCTTTATATCTAAAAGTTATAAAACTAGAACATTTAAAATATAGTTTTCATTTTTTTGTAATGTCACTGTTAGGAACTTCAATATACTACTTCTTCTATATAAAAGGTGCTGCTCTTCTTTTATCTGGTGTTGCAGGAGCAGTAAGTGGAACAATACCTCTATTTACTTTTATCTTGGCTACTATTTTTATTAAAGAACAAAAAGTAACTCTTTCTTTAGTTTTAGGTATATTAATAGGATTTTCAGGAGTTGTACTTATATCAAAACCTTATGATAGTAATTTATTCGAATCAAATTTTGAAGGAATATTTTATATCCTTTTAGGTTCATTTATATTAGCTTGTTCTTTTGTATATGCAAAAAGATTTTTATCTCCTTTAAATATACATTTTGCAGCTCTTACAACTTATCAATTAGGTTTTGCAGTTGTAATACTTGCTTTATTTACAGATTATACAGGTATTGAAAATATTTTATCAGATAATCATAAATTTTATGGACTTATAATAGGACTAGGACTTTTAGGAACAGGAATAACAACTATTCTTTACTACTATTTAATACAAATAATTGGTCCAGTTAGAGCATCTTCATCAACTTATATACCTCCTGCTATAGCACTTTTTATAGCATATTTTTTAGTAGATGAAAATATAACTTTTATCGATTTAGTAGGAACTATTTTAATATTCTCAGGAGTATTCTTAATAAATAAAAAAAAGAAGCCTTAG